A single window of Nicotiana tomentosiformis chromosome 1, ASM39032v3, whole genome shotgun sequence DNA harbors:
- the LOC104120411 gene encoding uncharacterized protein — protein MAEFEDEEFLAQVAAAEAEALSTATAAKRRRISAALTTTAAVTTAKHNVNTNNIISVEEGAYIAALKGSKSVVFQQKGPTNALSTPINNNYKAHSNYMPSSDAAAGSCFKCGKLGHWARDCDVNPPNDDSTSFPEKKCACGLGNCLVLTANTEKNRGRKFYKCPIRQENGGCGFFEWCDQPSVTNTTTIRGPSYSVSSSFPEISCPCGSGTCLVLTAKTGKNIGQQFYRCPSNQGSCGFFKWCNDNTTNASFSNSSNISQTYPNMDGSTNKIHNSVPSSCFKCGNAGHWAKDCPQQRSAADGGVKYPNSSTCFKCGKPGHWAKDCSSN, from the exons atggcgGAATTTGAAGACGAAGAATTCCTAGCTCAGGTAGCCGCAGCAGAAGCTGAAGCTCTTTCCACCGCCACCGCCGCCAAGCGTCGCCGGATCTCCGCCGCCCTAACCACCACCGCCGCCGTCACTACCGCAAAGCACAACGTCAACACCAATAACATTATCAGTGTTGAAGAAGGAGCTTATATCGCGGCTCTGAAAGGGAGCAAAAGCGTCGTATTCCAACAAAAAGGACCGACTAATGCTCTCTCTACTCCGATTAACAACAACTACAAAGCACATAGCAATTATATGCCTAGCTCCGACGCTGCTGCTGGTTCGTGCTTTAAATGCGGGAAATTAGGGCACTGGGCTCGGGATTGCGATGTTAATCCACCGAATGATGATTCCACGAGCTTTCCTGAGAAGAAATGTGCATGTGGATTAGGTAATTGCCTTGTGCTTACTGCTAATACTGAGAAGAATCGTGGCCGTAAGTTCTACAAATGCCCCATCAGACAG GAGAATGGTGGTTGTGGATTCTTTGAGTGGTGTGACCAACCTTCTGTTACCAATACTACAACTATCCGAGGCCCTAGTTACTCTGTTAGTTCCTCGTTCCCGGAAATTTCATGTCCATGTGGTTCTGGCACATGCCTAGTTCTGACAGCCAAAACAGGAAAAAATATTGGTCAGCAGTTCTACCGTTGTCCTTCTAATCAG GGAAGTTGTGGGTTCTTCAAATGGTGTAACGACAACACGACCAATGCTAGCTTCTCAAATTCATCTAACATCTCTCAAACTTATCCAAACATGGATGGCTCAACCAACAAAATCCACAATTCAGTCCCTTCTTCCTGTTTCAAATGTGGCAATGCTGGGCACTGGGCAAAAGATTGTCCTCAGCAACGCTCTGCTGCTGATGGAGGGGTAAAGTACCCGAATTCAAGCACTTGTTTTAAGTGTGGCAAGCCTGGTCACTGGGCCAAGGACTGTTCATCTAACTGA
- the LOC104120410 gene encoding protein TIFY 5A-like: MKHRIGLQLFPLLSSSSSEFRSSDHSVACSSTRKQTTIFYNAQDGECHTSELQALAILWHARREMEEKYNMSASNLRAPSLQFQLHSPYGLSLRKSLQRFLQKRRERRIQAANPY, translated from the exons ATGAAGCACAGAATTGGCCTTCAACTTTTCCCTCtattgtcttcttcttcttcagagtTCCGCAGTAGCGATCATTCTGT GGCATGTTCGTCCACAAGAAAGCAGACCACAATTTTCTACAACGCACAAGATGGGGAATGTCATACATCTGAACTTCAG GCCTTAGCCATCTTATGGCATGCAAGAcgagaaatggaagaaaaatataATATGAGTGCGTCAAATTTGAGAGCACCGTCTCTGCAGTTTCAATTGCATAGCCCTTATGGGCTGTCCCTAAGAAAATCCCTACAGAGGTTTCTGCAAAAGAGAAGAGAAAGGAGGATTCAAGCAGCTAATCCATATTAA